The Triticum dicoccoides isolate Atlit2015 ecotype Zavitan chromosome 6A, WEW_v2.0, whole genome shotgun sequence genome has a window encoding:
- the LOC119317565 gene encoding abscisic acid 8'-hydroxylase 1-like → MAAFVLFLCLLVPLVLACAVRARKKGAGGRSSSGGGGGKKGGSSSLPLPPGSMGWPYVGETTQLYSSKNPNVFFARKRNKYGPIFKTHILGCPCVMVSSPEAAKFVLVTQAHLFKPTFPASKERMLGPQAIFFQQGDYHAHLRRLVSRAFSPEAIRGSVPAIEAIALRSLGSWEDLQVNTFQEMKTYALNVALLSIFGEEEMQYIEELKQCYLTLEKGYNSMPVNLPGTLFHKAMKARKRLGAIVAHIISARRERERGSDLLGSFMDGREALTDDQIADNAIGVIFAARDTTASVLTWMVKFLGDNPAVLKAVTEEHAEIAREKALSGEALSWADTRRMRLTGRVIQETMRVASILSFTFREAVEDVEYQGYLIPKGWKVLPLFRNIHHNPDHFPSPEKFDPSRFEVAPKPNTFMPFGNGTHSCPGNELARLEMLVLCHHLATKYRWSTSKSESGVQFGPFALPINGLPMTFTRKDKNKA, encoded by the exons ATGGCTGCTTTCGTCCTCTTCCTCTGCTTGCTCGTGCCGCTCGTCCTCGCGTGCGCCGTCCGCGCCAGGAAGAAGGGCGCCGGCGGGAGGTcgtcgtcgggcggcggcggcggcaagaagGGCGGCAGCAGCAGCCTGCCGCTGCCGCCGGGGTCCATGGGGTGGCCGTACGTGGGCGAGACCACGCAGCTCTACTCCTCCAAGAACCCCAACGTCTTCTTCGCCAGGAAGCGCAACAAGTACGGGCCCATCTTCAAGACGCACATCCTCGGGTGCCCCTGCGTCATGGTGTCCAGCCCCGAGGCCGCCAAGTTCGTGCTCGTCACTCAGGCGCACCTCTTCAAGCCTACCTTCCCGGCCAGCAAGGAGCGGATGCTGGGCCCCCAGGCCATCTTCTTCCAGCAGGGGGACTACCACGCCCACCTCCGCCGTCTCGTCTCCCGCGCCTTCTCCCCCGAGGCCATCCGCGGCTCCGTCCCCGCCATCGAGGCTATCGCCCTCCGCTCCCTCGGCTCCTGGGAAGACCTGCAAGTCAACACCTTCCAGGAGATGAAGACT TACGCTCTGAATGTGGCATTGCTGTCCATCTTCGGGGAGGAGGAGATGCAGTACATCGAGGAGCTGAAGCAGTGCTACTTGACGCTGGAGAAGGGGTACAACTCGATGCCGGTGAACCTGCCGGGCACGCTGTTCCACAAGGCCATGAAGGCCCGGAAGCGGCTGGGCGCCATTGTGGCCCACATCATCTCGGCCCGGCGCGAGCGCGAGCGCGGGAGCGACCTCCTGGGCTCCTTCATGGACGGCCGCGAGGCGCTCACCGACGACCAGATCGCCGACAACGCCATCGGTGTCATCTTCGCCGCGCGCGACACCACCGCCAGCGTGCTCACGTGGATGGTCAAGTTCCTCGGCGACAACCCCGCCGTCCTCAAAGCCGTCACC GAAGAGCACGCCGAGATCGCGAGGGAGAAGGCGCTGTCCGGCGAGGCGCTGTCGTGGGCCGACACGCGGCGGATGCGGTTGACGGGCCGGGTGATCCAGGAGACGATGCGGGTGGCGTCCATCCTCTCCTTCACCTTCAGGGAGGCCGTGGAGGACGTGGAGTACCAAG GGTACCTGATTCCCAAGGGCTGGAAAGTGCTTCCCCTGTTCCGGAACATCCACCACAACCCCGACCACTTCCCCTCCCCCGAAAAGTTCGACCCTTCACGATTCGAG GTGGCCCCCAAGCCCAACACGTTCATGCCGTTCGGGAACGGGACCCACTCGTGCCCCGGCAACGAGCTGGCCAGGCTGGAGATGCTCGTCCTCTGCCACCACCTCGCCACCAAGTACAGATGGTCCACCTCCAAGTCCGAGAGCGGCGTCCAGTTCGGCCCCTTCGCCCTCCCCATCAACGGCCTCCCCATGACCTTCACCCGCAAGGACAAGAACAAAGCCTGA